The sequence below is a genomic window from Gossypium hirsutum isolate 1008001.06 chromosome A11, Gossypium_hirsutum_v2.1, whole genome shotgun sequence.
ACTTTATGTGGATGACTTACTTGTAACTGGAAGCAAGGGAGAGCTGATTGATGAGTTCAAAATACAAATGTAGAATATTTTTGAGATGACTGACTTGGGAGAAATGACATATTTTCTTAGCATGGAAGTGATTCAAACTGACCAAGCCATCTTTATAAGTTAGCAAGCTTTTGCATTGAagattttaaaaaagttttgtaTGTCCAATTGCAAAACTGTCAGCACACCAGTTGCTCAAGGTGAGAAATTAACAAGCAATATCATTCATGAAAGAGTTGATGAGAAGGAGTATCGAAGCTTGGTAGGTTTTTTGCTTTACTTAACAGCTACTAGGCCTAATATCATGTATGATGTTAGCTTACTATCTAGGTTTATGCATTGCTGTGATGTTGTTCATTTCAAAGCAGCTAAGAGAGTTCTCAGATATGTGAAGGGGACTTTGAATTTTGGAGTAAAGTTTGAGAAGGGAAAAAAGCTCAAGCTGACAGGATATTCTGATAGTGATTGGGTAGGGTCCATCAATGATATGAAGAGCACTTCTGGCTATTTCTTTACTCTTGGCTCAGGTGTCTTTTGTTGCAGCTCAGAGAAGCAACAAATTGTTGCTCAATTGACAGCTGAAGCAGAGTACATTGCAGCTAATGCAGCTGTTAATCAAACAATTTGGCTTAGAAAGTTGCTGTgtgatttgaatgaatatatTCAAGCTACTGAGATCAGGGTTAATAATCAGTCAGCAGTTGCCATAGCTAAAATTCTTGTTTTTCATGGCAAAACTAAACATTTGaagattaaatttcattttgttcGAGAGGCTGAGCAATTGAAGAAAGTAAATCTGGTTCATTGCAGCTCAGAAAATCAGTTTGCTGATATTTTAACCAAGTCTCTGGTCGCTACTAGGTTGGATATTTTAAGAAGAAACATTGGAGtttgttgcatacagtccaaggaggagtgttaaactttggcctgcaatgcaacatcAGACCAGCGTGGAAGCAACATGGAAGTCAAACCAATATAGCAGCCACTTTTGTTCATTTATAACTTGATTTCGTTTTTGTAATGTACTTCAAGTTAGTAGGATTTGGTCAAGATTTGAATGTGATAGCTAGTATGTCAGCTACATTTTGTTTGTAATTTTAGCTAAGCTTTAGTCAAGCATTTATGGGAGCAGTTATACATTAGGTAACTGTCATTTTTATTGTAACATATGTCACTCTTGAAAGATGAAATGAATGAGAAGTaatcttcattttcttcttcaacaattttgttttgcttttgttttttgtTGGTTGTTTTCTCCTGCAAGTCTCCAATCTTTGAAGCTCAAGCTTCTCTCATTCTTCATCCAGGTTTATTACTTTGTTGCTTTATCTTCAGATAGAACTTcatacttcatccggataaaTTGTTACAAAAAAAACTTGTAGTTTAATGTGTGCCAACAGAAGCATCAACACACCAGTCATTTGTATATACAGCAAGGAAATCGACATTTAATTGAACATTGCCTTGGAATACTGTCTAAAAGAAATTGTTGTCTCATAATTAATTGTGCATCCCTGCACTTGAATATTGTTTGGAATACTAAAAAACCATAAATGTATTTTTTCTTGAGTTGGCACGTATTAtacaacaagaaaaataaatatcataatcAAGATATTTACACAGTTTGGAACTCGACCTACATCTATGGGGCCTTGCCCAAAGATGAATACACTGTTAACTTCATAGTACAAAGAAAAATGATTTAAGCTTAATCCCTTGAACACTTGATGCAATGTGCCTTTTGTACAATGAAGTAAACTTTCTCCCAACTCATTTTAGCTATGCAAGTGAAAATCAACATTCAACGCTTAGATGGTGTATAACAATGGCACTCAATAATGGTTCCTACTATGAACATGTGTGTTTTTTAAATTCACACATCACCCATGAAATAAATCATCTATATATAAGTTTCAGGTTCAGTCAAGCTATTCATAAGCTCCATGTAAAGTGGAATAATACATTTCCAAATGCAATATGTCTGGCAATTGTCATGCTTGAACAACGACTCTTCCAAAAGCAACAATGAACCTGAAAATTATAAATGCCAACATAGAATACGTTACAATCCCCATTATTTATTTACACCTCAAAACCTTTTGCAAAAGagatttaattgtttttttttactaaaatgctCACCATTATCAGCCTTATATTTGCAAATATGTGTGTCGCTGTTCATATATAAACAATAAAACATTTTGTCAACCTCACCTCCAAATAT
It includes:
- the LOC121209511 gene encoding secreted RxLR effector protein 161-like, with product MSNCKTVSTPVAQGEKLTSNIIHERVDEKEYRSLVGFLLYLTATRPNIMYDVSLLSRFMHCCDVVHFKAAKRVLRYVKGTLNFGVKFEKGKKLKLTGYSDSDWVGSINDMKSTSGYFFTLGSGVFCCSSEKQQIVAQLTAEAEYIAANAAVNQTIWLRKLLCDLNEYIQATEIRVNNQSAVAIAKILVFHGKTKHLKIKFHFVREAEQLKKVNLVHCSSENQFADILTKSLVATRLDILRRNIGVCCIQSKEEC